A window from Tenuifilum sp. 4138str encodes these proteins:
- a CDS encoding RagB/SusD family nutrient uptake outer membrane protein — translation MKKKILILTVFALSFSMFSCTENDLEPTLAQNKDVETSIKTVEDLRGVLNGMYNRITTTPYYGRDFIVYGEVRSDNCYANGNSGRIITPASMDMGNTDAYATDTWTQIYRVIASANIVISKKNAGLDGDEGQINHYVGQALAIRALAHFDLLKLYGQQHVTNGNNVGIPYIKEYKGSNIAPARNTVAEVKQFIYDDLDEALSLMNASYNEASKQYVTTYAVNAIKARVATYFGDWNISKTACEAIISSEQFQIVPQAGFVDMWKQDAPVNSIFELAYSSVDNNNINGLQYIYRGASYGDVRVLDDLLSIFEPTDVRASASMIGYDPQAPAYLTNLGKYPASDYSDDIILFRYEEVILNYAEALFELGQSGLNGLTALDYLNLIPAQRGASAYATITKDNILNERRRELCFEGFRFDDLARTGKDIPLVDPLNQRHNGPTYGSYNYAFPIPKSELNANPNMQQNYGYN, via the coding sequence ATGAAGAAGAAAATATTAATACTAACAGTTTTTGCGCTATCATTTTCTATGTTTTCTTGCACTGAAAATGACCTAGAGCCTACTTTAGCGCAAAATAAAGATGTGGAAACAAGCATCAAAACGGTTGAAGATCTCAGGGGTGTTTTAAACGGCATGTACAATCGTATTACTACAACCCCATACTATGGTCGAGACTTTATTGTTTACGGAGAAGTTCGCTCAGATAATTGCTATGCAAATGGTAATTCAGGTCGTATAATCACTCCTGCTTCAATGGATATGGGTAATACGGATGCCTATGCAACTGATACTTGGACTCAAATTTACAGAGTGATAGCTTCTGCCAATATAGTTATATCTAAAAAGAATGCTGGTTTAGATGGTGACGAAGGTCAAATTAATCACTACGTTGGCCAGGCATTAGCTATCAGAGCCTTAGCTCATTTCGATTTGCTTAAACTTTACGGTCAACAACATGTTACAAATGGTAATAATGTTGGTATTCCTTATATCAAGGAATATAAAGGTTCTAATATAGCTCCTGCTCGTAATACTGTTGCTGAGGTAAAACAATTTATTTATGATGACTTAGATGAAGCACTTTCGCTTATGAATGCTTCATACAATGAGGCATCAAAACAATATGTTACCACATATGCTGTTAATGCTATAAAGGCTCGAGTTGCTACCTACTTTGGAGATTGGAACATTTCAAAAACTGCTTGTGAAGCTATTATTTCTTCAGAGCAATTTCAAATTGTACCTCAAGCTGGGTTTGTTGATATGTGGAAACAGGATGCACCCGTAAATTCAATTTTTGAATTAGCGTATAGCAGTGTTGATAATAATAATATTAATGGATTGCAATACATATATAGAGGTGCATCATATGGTGATGTGAGAGTGCTAGATGATTTACTTTCAATCTTTGAACCAACTGATGTAAGGGCATCGGCTAGTATGATTGGATATGACCCCCAAGCACCTGCATATCTTACAAATTTAGGGAAATATCCTGCAAGTGACTATTCTGATGATATTATTCTGTTCAGGTATGAGGAGGTAATTTTAAATTATGCCGAAGCTCTATTTGAATTGGGACAATCTGGTTTGAATGGATTAACTGCTTTAGATTATCTGAATCTAATTCCTGCCCAACGTGGAGCAAGCGCCTATGCCACGATTACTAAAGACAATATTTTAAATGAGCGTAGGCGTGAGTTATGCTTTGAGGGTTTTAGATTTGATGATTTAGCTCGAACAGGCAAGGATATTCCCTTGGTTGATCCATTAAATCAGCGTCATAATGGACCTACATATGGTTCTTATAATTATGCTTTCCCAATTCCTAAATCAGAGTTAAATGCCAACCCTAACATGCAGCAAAACTACGGATATAATTAA
- a CDS encoding SusC/RagA family TonB-linked outer membrane protein — translation MKKLSVFLAGLLLAGLTIVQAQTVRITGTVTSSEDGMPMPGVSVFVKGTTIGATTNADGKYELAVPANAQTLTFSFVGFKTQEVAIAGRSVIDVVMESEAVEMQEVVVTALGIKKAEKATGYAIQSVKGDEITKARETNVVNSLQGKIAGAIITNTSGGVGASSRIVLRGANSLSGDNQPLVVVDNVIINNSNFGNTGTYGVNRGSGINDVNPNDIESISVLKGPNAAALYGSRAANGVIIITTKGGQKAKGLGVTVNSTTTFETPLRLPDFQNEYGQGSNGQFEFFDGRGGGINDGTDESWGPKLDIGLLIPQWNSPLDSLGNRVPTPWVSYPDNVKNFFELGQTYTNNIAIDGGSENASFRLSYTNTTQKGMIPNTDQEKNNFSLNASVTPHKRLTVTAVGNYVNTYSNNIPAYGYDAQNVMQQFFWFGRQVDIKDLKNYTYPDGSKRNWNYNYHNNPYFTLHENLNGNRRDRFYGNTKLSFKFTDWLSARVGIGADYYTNHATSRAAWGDIDNTYGYYNENKTTFREVNTDFLFLVNKKVTDDLEFTLNFGGNRMDQFYQNIFGSADELAVPGVYTLSNAKVPQRTSNYMSQKRINSLYYSGQFAWRNALFFDFTGRNDWSSTLPKDNNSYFYPSFSLSGILTDLFQIESDVLSFAKLRASWAQVGDDTSPYQLQETMAFGDGWNDQTKLLNMYVPNTLPNLELKPQYTNSIEIGGNFRFFMNRVNLDVTYYNQKTFDQIISVPVSPASGYLYKNINAGQINNSGIEVSLNLVPVKSTSGFEWNLTFNYAKNNNEVVELAPGVDRYVLGSYWSLQVMAIPGEPFGSLYGYDFLRNEEGKVVHIDGLPQQGDLKVLGNYTPDWIGSINNEFSYKNLNFSFLIDARMGGDIYTMTTTWGRYAGVLEETLLGREDGIVGDGVKQALDGSWVPNDVVVSAEEYNKAAFNNNIAYSSIFDASFVKLREIKLGYTFPKIGNLPFRDLSISVVGRNLAILYTKVPHIDPETAFSNTNVQGLEFGQLPSARSLGFNVSVKF, via the coding sequence ATGAAAAAACTAAGCGTTTTTCTTGCAGGTTTGCTGCTTGCTGGCTTAACCATTGTGCAGGCACAAACGGTAAGGATTACCGGAACGGTTACTAGTTCCGAGGATGGAATGCCCATGCCGGGTGTTTCAGTGTTCGTAAAGGGTACAACCATTGGTGCAACCACCAATGCTGATGGTAAGTATGAGCTTGCCGTACCCGCCAATGCTCAAACCCTCACCTTCAGCTTTGTGGGGTTTAAAACCCAGGAGGTTGCCATTGCCGGCCGATCGGTAATCGATGTGGTAATGGAATCCGAAGCTGTTGAGATGCAGGAGGTGGTTGTTACCGCTTTGGGTATTAAAAAGGCTGAAAAGGCCACTGGTTATGCCATTCAAAGTGTAAAAGGTGATGAAATTACCAAAGCACGTGAAACCAATGTGGTTAACTCGCTACAGGGTAAAATTGCTGGTGCAATTATTACTAACACTTCAGGTGGCGTTGGTGCTTCTTCACGTATTGTTCTTCGTGGTGCCAATTCGCTGTCGGGTGACAACCAACCCTTAGTTGTTGTTGACAACGTTATAATAAACAACAGCAACTTTGGTAACACCGGTACTTATGGCGTTAATCGTGGTAGTGGTATCAACGATGTCAACCCTAATGATATAGAAAGCATTTCGGTTCTAAAAGGCCCCAATGCTGCCGCACTTTATGGTTCTCGTGCAGCAAATGGTGTTATTATTATTACAACAAAAGGTGGACAAAAGGCTAAAGGCTTGGGTGTAACAGTAAATAGCACCACAACCTTTGAAACACCTCTTCGTTTACCCGATTTTCAAAATGAGTACGGGCAAGGTTCAAATGGCCAGTTCGAATTTTTTGATGGTAGAGGTGGTGGAATCAATGATGGTACCGATGAGAGCTGGGGACCAAAACTTGACATCGGACTGTTGATTCCCCAGTGGAACTCACCTCTTGATAGTCTTGGAAATAGGGTTCCAACTCCATGGGTTTCTTATCCCGATAATGTTAAAAACTTTTTTGAGCTGGGGCAAACCTATACCAATAACATAGCAATTGATGGTGGTAGTGAAAATGCTTCATTCCGCTTATCGTACACCAATACCACACAAAAGGGTATGATTCCTAATACCGATCAAGAGAAAAATAATTTCTCTCTGAATGCAAGTGTAACCCCCCATAAGCGCTTAACAGTTACTGCAGTAGGAAACTATGTTAACACTTACAGTAACAATATCCCAGCTTATGGTTACGATGCTCAAAACGTAATGCAGCAGTTCTTCTGGTTTGGACGTCAGGTTGATATTAAAGACCTAAAAAATTATACTTACCCTGATGGTTCAAAGCGAAACTGGAACTACAACTATCACAACAACCCATACTTTACACTACATGAAAACCTAAACGGCAATCGTCGCGATCGTTTTTATGGTAACACCAAACTCAGTTTCAAATTTACCGATTGGTTAAGCGCACGCGTAGGTATAGGAGCTGACTACTATACAAACCATGCTACCAGTCGCGCTGCTTGGGGTGATATTGATAATACCTATGGATACTATAATGAAAATAAGACTACTTTCCGGGAGGTTAATACCGATTTCTTGTTCTTAGTTAACAAGAAGGTAACCGATGATCTTGAATTCACTCTGAACTTTGGTGGTAATAGAATGGATCAGTTCTATCAAAATATCTTTGGTTCGGCCGATGAGTTAGCAGTTCCCGGTGTTTATACATTATCAAACGCCAAAGTTCCACAGCGTACAAGCAACTATATGAGCCAAAAACGAATAAACAGCTTGTATTATAGTGGTCAATTCGCTTGGCGCAATGCTCTTTTCTTTGATTTTACTGGTCGCAACGATTGGTCGAGTACTTTACCTAAAGATAACAATTCCTATTTCTATCCATCATTTAGCTTATCGGGTATTTTAACCGATTTATTCCAAATTGAATCGGATGTATTGAGTTTTGCTAAACTACGTGCCAGCTGGGCTCAGGTTGGTGACGACACTTCACCATACCAGTTACAGGAAACCATGGCTTTTGGTGATGGTTGGAACGATCAAACTAAACTCCTCAACATGTATGTTCCAAACACCTTACCTAACCTTGAATTAAAGCCTCAATATACCAATTCAATTGAAATTGGTGGTAATTTTAGGTTCTTCATGAATCGTGTTAACCTTGATGTTACCTACTATAACCAAAAAACTTTTGACCAAATTATTAGCGTACCCGTTTCACCAGCAAGTGGTTACCTCTATAAAAACATAAACGCAGGCCAAATCAATAACAGTGGTATTGAGGTTTCCTTGAACTTAGTGCCTGTTAAATCAACTTCAGGTTTTGAGTGGAATCTAACATTCAACTATGCTAAAAATAATAACGAGGTTGTAGAGCTTGCCCCAGGTGTAGATCGTTATGTATTAGGTTCATATTGGAGCCTCCAAGTTATGGCCATTCCTGGTGAACCCTTCGGATCCCTATATGGTTATGATTTCCTAAGGAATGAAGAGGGTAAGGTTGTTCATATTGACGGTCTGCCTCAACAAGGTGATCTTAAAGTATTAGGTAATTATACTCCCGATTGGATTGGCAGTATAAATAATGAATTCTCCTATAAGAATTTAAACTTCAGTTTCTTGATTGATGCCCGTATGGGTGGCGATATCTATACAATGACCACAACTTGGGGTCGCTATGCTGGTGTTCTTGAAGAAACATTACTTGGTCGTGAAGATGGAATCGTAGGTGATGGGGTTAAGCAAGCTCTCGATGGGTCTTGGGTTCCTAACGATGTTGTTGTTTCTGCCGAAGAGTACAACAAGGCCGCTTTCAACAATAATATTGCTTACTCAAGTATTTTTGATGCAAGTTTTGTTAAGCTGCGTGAGATAAAGTTGGGATACACCTTCCCCAAAATTGGAAACCTCCCATTCCGCGACTTATCTATTTCTGTTGTGGGTAGAAATCTTGCTATCCTTTACACCAAGGTTCCCCATATAGATCCTGAAACTGCTTTTAGTAATACTAATGTTCAGGGCTTAGAGTTCGGTCAGCTTCCTTCTGCTCGAAGCCTTGGATTTAATGTTAGTGTTAAATTTTAA
- a CDS encoding SusD/RagB family nutrient-binding outer membrane lipoprotein, which yields MRKIYIRFGIIAVALLSLTVSCTKDFEEINTNKNAPTTELAAPEMLLTNAIESMTDRVHDIWLGGEIGSCWVQHLAKVQYTDEDRYVPRVSVINAVWSSFYAASGNDVATIIEIAKARGHNNYLGVGYVLHAYIMSVVTDLWGDVPYSEAFQAKNGIISPKYDTQQAIYEGLIAKLDSANTLLDPDGQEIQGDILYGNDILKWKKFANSLRLRLLLRMSKKNETFVTQEMTKMVVQQNSLYPIFESNDDNAALKYLGSYPNNNPINENRKTRDDHRVSKTIIDFMWTNNPYVDWRVMVYANLSEGGGDYVGLPNGLTSAKAAAYLGNGLKMTSKLGDYFTKADAPGMLMSYAELNFILSEAVQKGYIVGGSKTAQDYYQDGVAASYYQFGDEIVSLGEEIFGNTGVTIDDYIADYFTNGDGAWDYDGDGDPLPEIYYQKWLAMFDQGLQAWFEWRRTGYPVLTPAEDGLNDGKIPVRLFYPSDEGARNNANLQEAINRQGPDNLNTPVWWATN from the coding sequence ATGAGAAAAATATATATAAGGTTTGGGATCATTGCGGTAGCATTGTTATCCCTTACTGTATCTTGTACTAAAGATTTTGAGGAGATAAACACCAATAAAAACGCTCCTACAACTGAACTTGCTGCCCCAGAAATGCTTCTAACCAACGCCATTGAAAGTATGACCGACCGTGTTCACGATATTTGGTTAGGAGGTGAAATTGGCTCATGTTGGGTACAACACCTGGCTAAGGTGCAATATACCGATGAGGATAGGTATGTTCCCCGTGTTAGCGTAATTAATGCAGTTTGGTCAAGTTTCTATGCTGCTTCAGGAAACGATGTAGCTACCATTATTGAGATTGCCAAGGCTCGTGGTCATAACAATTACCTTGGTGTTGGATACGTTCTCCATGCCTATATCATGTCTGTTGTAACTGACCTTTGGGGTGATGTTCCTTATAGCGAAGCTTTTCAGGCTAAAAACGGAATAATTTCCCCAAAATATGATACTCAACAGGCTATCTATGAAGGGTTAATTGCAAAGCTCGATTCTGCTAATACTCTTCTTGATCCTGATGGACAAGAGATTCAAGGCGATATCCTTTATGGTAACGATATTTTAAAATGGAAGAAATTTGCCAACTCGTTACGTTTGCGCCTACTTTTAAGGATGTCTAAAAAGAATGAAACTTTTGTAACTCAAGAAATGACCAAAATGGTAGTTCAGCAGAATAGCCTTTACCCTATTTTTGAATCTAACGATGACAATGCTGCTCTTAAATATCTGGGCTCTTATCCTAACAATAATCCAATTAATGAGAACCGTAAAACTCGCGACGATCACAGGGTAAGTAAAACCATTATCGATTTTATGTGGACAAACAATCCATATGTAGATTGGAGGGTAATGGTTTATGCTAACCTTTCTGAAGGGGGTGGTGACTATGTAGGGCTTCCAAATGGTTTAACCTCGGCAAAAGCCGCAGCTTACCTCGGCAATGGTTTGAAAATGACATCTAAACTGGGTGATTATTTTACCAAAGCAGATGCTCCAGGTATGCTTATGAGCTATGCTGAACTTAACTTTATACTCTCTGAAGCAGTTCAAAAAGGTTATATAGTTGGAGGTTCAAAAACTGCTCAGGATTATTATCAAGATGGTGTTGCTGCTTCGTACTACCAGTTTGGTGATGAAATAGTTAGCCTTGGTGAAGAAATTTTCGGCAATACTGGTGTTACTATTGACGATTATATTGCTGATTATTTCACAAATGGTGATGGAGCATGGGATTATGATGGTGACGGCGATCCTTTGCCTGAGATTTACTACCAAAAATGGTTAGCTATGTTTGATCAAGGCTTACAAGCTTGGTTTGAGTGGAGGAGAACTGGCTATCCTGTTTTAACTCCTGCTGAAGATGGCTTAAACGATGGTAAGATTCCTGTTCGTTTGTTTTATCCTTCCGATGAGGGAGCTAGAAATAATGCAAACCTTCAGGAGGCAATTAACCGTCAGGGGCCAGACAATTTAAATACCCCTGTATGGTGGGCTACCAACTAA
- a CDS encoding SusC/RagA family TonB-linked outer membrane protein: MRITGTVTSVDGAWPLQGVTVVVVGSTTGTVTNMEGRYEISVPAIAKKLRFSYIGYKTVEVEIANRTVIDVEMEEEAIEVKEVTVTALGIMRAEKATGYAIQSVKGEELARTPELNIVNSLQGRISGAIITNTSGAVGASTRIVLRGVNSLSTDNQPLFVVDGVVLNNSNFGGTYTEGVNRGSGIADINPNDIESVTVLKGPNAAALYGSRAANGVIIIKTRSADTDKRFGVSFNSTTTFERPLRLPDFQNVYGQGTNGQFEFYDGKGGGINDHVDESWGPKLDIGLMIPQWNSPVVGGVRQPTPWVSHPDNVKNFFELGKTFSNNIAIESAADNYAVRFSYTNSMQTGMIPNTDQEKNSVNLNATASPYKFLAFTANATYINTYSKNLPAYGYSGQNVMQQFMWFGRQVDVADLKQYTYPDGSKRNWNYSYHNNPYFTLYENLNGLDRDRLLGQATSTIKFTDWLSLKTGIGVDYYTNYNNARSAYGDIESPYGFLSESKRTFREVNTDFMFMINKSFTEKLAFSFNFGGNRMEQFTQSLSAYITELSVPDVYTFENARVPVVTMNYITKKRINSLYFNGQFIWKNALFFDFTGRNEWSSTLPAGNNSYFYPSVNVSAVLTDLFNIQSRKFSFAKLRAGWAQVGADTDPYQLQPVYRFDDGWNSGTKLAQIYIPNDLPNPNLKPQRTNSFEIGADIRFFMNRLAFDLTYYSQSTYDQIIRMPISATTGYTSTIVNAGQIDNRGVELSVNGIPVKTRSGFEWNIGINFSRNVNRVRKLAEGLDQYVLGGYWSLDVLAIPGEPFGVLYGYDFMRNEEGKVIHIEGLPLQGDIKKLGNYTPDWVAGVTNSIRFKNLILSALIDARWGGEIYSMTNTWGRYAGVLKETLKGREGGIVGVGVMSDGQGRWTENDVVVSAEEYNKAAYNNNIAYSSIFDASFIKLREVQIGYTIPKIGKSSIRNVSISLVGRNLAILYARVPHIDPETAFSNSNVQGLEFGQHPTARSLGVNLSFKF; this comes from the coding sequence GTGAGAATTACGGGAACAGTAACTTCGGTCGATGGTGCATGGCCTTTGCAGGGAGTTACTGTGGTTGTTGTTGGTAGCACTACTGGTACGGTTACCAACATGGAAGGGCGATATGAGATTAGTGTTCCTGCCATTGCTAAAAAGCTTCGCTTTAGCTACATTGGTTACAAAACAGTGGAGGTTGAAATAGCCAACCGTACTGTAATCGATGTGGAAATGGAGGAGGAAGCCATTGAAGTGAAGGAGGTTACGGTTACAGCGTTGGGTATCATGCGGGCTGAAAAGGCAACGGGGTATGCCATTCAGAGTGTAAAAGGCGAAGAGTTAGCTCGCACTCCTGAACTGAATATAGTGAATTCATTGCAGGGACGAATTTCCGGCGCAATCATTACCAACACATCTGGTGCAGTTGGGGCTTCAACGCGTATCGTGCTTCGTGGGGTTAACTCGCTAAGTACCGATAACCAACCCCTTTTCGTGGTTGACGGGGTAGTGCTCAACAATTCAAACTTTGGTGGCACTTACACCGAAGGGGTAAACCGCGGAAGCGGTATTGCTGACATCAATCCAAACGATATTGAGAGTGTTACCGTCCTTAAAGGGCCCAATGCTGCAGCGCTTTATGGATCGCGAGCTGCCAATGGGGTTATCATTATTAAAACCCGTTCAGCCGATACCGATAAACGCTTTGGCGTTAGCTTTAACTCAACCACAACATTCGAAAGGCCTTTGCGTTTACCCGATTTTCAGAATGTTTATGGGCAAGGAACAAACGGCCAATTTGAATTTTACGATGGTAAAGGTGGTGGCATCAACGACCATGTGGATGAGAGTTGGGGGCCAAAACTCGATATTGGGCTGATGATCCCGCAATGGAACTCGCCTGTTGTTGGCGGTGTTCGTCAACCCACACCCTGGGTGTCGCACCCTGATAATGTGAAAAACTTTTTTGAGCTTGGGAAAACTTTTTCCAACAACATTGCCATTGAGAGCGCTGCCGACAACTATGCAGTTCGCTTTTCCTACACTAACTCCATGCAAACGGGCATGATTCCTAATACTGACCAGGAAAAGAATAGTGTTAACCTGAATGCTACAGCATCGCCTTATAAATTTCTGGCATTTACTGCAAATGCAACGTACATTAATACATATAGTAAAAACCTTCCTGCATACGGTTATAGCGGGCAGAATGTTATGCAGCAGTTCATGTGGTTTGGCCGACAGGTTGATGTGGCCGATTTGAAACAGTACACGTATCCCGATGGTAGCAAGCGTAACTGGAACTACAGCTATCACAATAATCCTTACTTTACCCTTTATGAGAACCTTAATGGTCTTGATAGGGACAGGCTGTTGGGTCAAGCAACATCAACCATAAAGTTTACTGACTGGTTAAGCCTAAAGACAGGTATAGGAGTTGATTACTACACAAACTATAACAATGCGCGTTCCGCTTATGGCGATATTGAAAGTCCCTATGGTTTTCTGAGCGAGTCAAAGCGCACGTTCCGTGAGGTTAATACCGACTTTATGTTCATGATCAATAAGTCGTTTACTGAAAAACTTGCTTTCTCGTTCAACTTTGGGGGCAACCGGATGGAACAGTTCACCCAATCGCTGAGCGCCTACATTACTGAACTTAGCGTACCCGATGTTTACACCTTTGAGAATGCCAGGGTACCCGTTGTTACCATGAACTACATTACCAAAAAGCGAATTAACAGCTTATACTTTAACGGTCAGTTTATTTGGAAAAATGCATTATTCTTTGATTTTACCGGGCGCAACGAATGGTCGAGCACGTTACCAGCGGGTAACAATTCATACTTTTACCCCTCGGTTAACGTATCGGCCGTTCTTACCGATTTGTTCAATATACAATCCAGAAAATTTAGCTTTGCTAAGCTGCGTGCCGGTTGGGCACAGGTTGGCGCCGATACTGATCCCTACCAGTTGCAACCCGTGTATAGATTCGACGATGGTTGGAATTCCGGTACCAAGCTGGCACAAATTTACATTCCAAACGACTTGCCTAATCCAAATCTTAAACCGCAGCGAACCAACTCATTTGAAATAGGGGCTGACATACGATTCTTTATGAACCGACTAGCTTTTGACTTAACCTACTATTCCCAAAGTACCTATGATCAGATTATCCGTATGCCCATAAGCGCAACAACCGGTTATACATCTACCATAGTAAACGCTGGTCAGATTGACAACAGGGGGGTTGAACTGTCGGTAAATGGAATACCCGTAAAAACCCGATCGGGTTTTGAGTGGAACATTGGCATAAACTTTTCCAGGAATGTAAACAGGGTTAGGAAGTTAGCTGAAGGGCTCGACCAGTATGTGCTGGGTGGCTACTGGAGCCTTGATGTGCTGGCTATACCTGGTGAACCCTTTGGAGTTCTTTATGGGTATGACTTTATGAGGAACGAAGAAGGGAAAGTAATTCACATTGAAGGATTACCCTTACAGGGTGATATTAAGAAGTTAGGAAACTACACACCCGATTGGGTTGCTGGGGTAACTAACTCAATTAGGTTTAAAAACCTTATCCTTAGTGCCCTTATTGATGCCCGTTGGGGTGGTGAGATATACTCTATGACCAACACTTGGGGCCGATATGCTGGGGTTTTGAAGGAAACTCTCAAGGGGCGCGAGGGAGGAATTGTGGGTGTTGGAGTAATGTCCGATGGACAGGGTAGATGGACCGAGAATGATGTGGTTGTTTCGGCTGAGGAGTACAACAAAGCTGCCTATAATAACAATATAGCCTACTCCAGCATTTTTGACGCAAGTTTTATTAAGCTTAGGGAGGTTCAAATTGGCTATACCATTCCTAAAATAGGTAAAAGCTCAATACGGAATGTTTCCATTTCTTTAGTAGGACGTAATTTGGCTATACTTTACGCTAGGGTACCTCATATTGACCCCGAAACCGCATTTAGCAACTCCAATGTTCAGGGGTTAGAGTTTGGTCAACATCCTACAGCGCGCAGTTTAGGGGTAAATTTAAGCTTTAAGTTCTAG
- a CDS encoding SusD/RagB family nutrient-binding outer membrane lipoprotein, with product MKLYRLLMVSLVVFGVVSLQSCTKSFDEINNNPNAIDINKDYPDKLLANAIEDVADIVFDVWLGHEIGSCWVQHMAKVQYTDEDRYVPRNDVINSVWTNLYSGPAIEAQRIYEMGQRLGNRNYQAVALVLKCYVFSVLTDLYGDIPYSEALKVDSTYTPKYDTQESIYIALNEKLKEANDLFQVGGPIVEGDILYGGDITKWKRFANSLRLRLLMRMSNRPEADLQNFIRNEIDGIISDPTTYPIISNNSQNAALIYMGSYPNNHPLNETYKTRDDHRVSKTLIDAMYNTNNHDHPDWRIVVYAETPQAGGFWIGLPNGLTSAKAAAYLGNGIKRTSKLGEYFRKANAPGMFMSRAEVCFLLAEAKYRGLLTFGTETAQDYYELGIQESYRQFANEIVENVPYYYDLGGVSRNIDDYINDFLANNGKWEAGKELEKIYTQKWVAMFDQGLQAWFEWRRTGYPQLTPAEDGLNGGMIPQRLRYPSDEYSRNGSNLAAAVARQGADNLNTRVWWDVADNN from the coding sequence ATGAAACTATATAGATTATTGATGGTAAGCTTAGTTGTATTTGGGGTAGTTTCCTTGCAGTCGTGCACAAAAAGTTTTGATGAAATAAACAATAACCCCAATGCAATTGATATAAACAAGGATTATCCCGATAAGCTATTGGCTAATGCTATTGAGGATGTTGCCGATATTGTTTTTGATGTTTGGCTGGGGCATGAGATTGGCTCATGCTGGGTACAACACATGGCCAAAGTACAGTACACCGATGAGGATAGGTATGTACCACGCAACGATGTTATCAACTCGGTTTGGACTAACCTCTATTCAGGGCCCGCAATTGAAGCCCAGCGCATTTACGAAATGGGGCAACGTTTAGGGAATAGGAACTACCAGGCAGTAGCCCTTGTGCTTAAATGCTATGTCTTTTCGGTACTTACCGATTTGTATGGCGATATACCCTACTCGGAGGCATTAAAGGTTGATAGTACCTATACCCCTAAGTACGATACGCAGGAATCAATCTATATTGCATTGAATGAAAAGCTAAAAGAAGCAAACGACTTATTCCAGGTTGGTGGTCCAATAGTAGAGGGCGATATTCTATACGGAGGCGATATTACCAAATGGAAACGATTTGCCAACTCGCTGCGTTTACGTTTGCTTATGCGAATGTCCAACAGGCCTGAAGCTGATTTACAAAACTTCATTAGAAATGAAATAGATGGTATTATATCCGATCCCACAACCTATCCAATTATCAGCAATAACTCACAGAATGCTGCATTAATCTACATGGGTTCATACCCCAATAACCATCCGCTTAACGAGACCTATAAAACCCGCGATGATCATAGGGTTAGCAAAACGCTAATTGATGCCATGTACAATACCAATAACCACGATCATCCCGACTGGCGAATAGTAGTTTACGCTGAAACACCCCAAGCGGGTGGTTTCTGGATAGGGTTACCCAATGGATTGACATCGGCAAAGGCTGCCGCTTACCTGGGTAATGGCATTAAACGAACCTCAAAGCTGGGTGAATACTTCCGTAAAGCCAATGCTCCCGGTATGTTTATGAGCCGCGCAGAGGTTTGCTTCCTTCTGGCTGAAGCCAAGTATCGTGGTTTGCTAACGTTTGGAACAGAAACAGCACAGGATTACTATGAATTGGGAATTCAAGAGTCGTACAGGCAGTTTGCAAACGAGATTGTCGAAAACGTTCCATACTACTACGATTTAGGAGGGGTTTCCAGAAATATTGACGATTATATCAATGATTTTCTTGCCAACAATGGCAAATGGGAAGCAGGGAAAGAACTTGAAAAGATTTATACCCAGAAATGGGTTGCCATGTTCGACCAGGGCTTGCAGGCGTGGTTTGAATGGCGAAGAACGGGTTATCCCCAGCTAACACCTGCCGAGGATGGCTTAAATGGAGGGATGATACCCCAGCGATTACGTTACCCCTCCGACGAGTATTCCCGTAACGGATCAAACCTGGCTGCTGCAGTTGCTCGACAGGGTGCCGATAACCTTAATACTCGGGTTTGGTGGGATGTTGCCGATAACAATTAG